Genomic segment of Synchiropus splendidus isolate RoL2022-P1 chromosome 4, RoL_Sspl_1.0, whole genome shotgun sequence:
cattattggattttttttaaatttaattttattttttaggagATGAGGACACAAAAGTCTCGATTTCTCAGGTTGCTattgacaaaatgaaatgacgTGTGTAAAACGAGGTTTAGGAAGACGAAGAGAGGCGTCTAAAAATAGAAGTACATGTTCATTGTAGTTcattctttcagcttctcctgcagacgTCAACAAGCTGGAATGTTCTCGTCAAAAAGTCGAGCGAGTGATTCTGAAACTAAtcaattatgtttttgttctcaAAGATATGTGTTTCTAGACTTGAAGCTTCAGGTTGATTTGACCTGCTGGAAGTCAAAGTCGAGGTGACTCATAACAAGTTTATCCCGAGGCAATCGCGCAATTACCCAGAGCAGAACAAGAGTGAGTCACTGATAGTTGCTTTTGGGTTCATTTTGCTCAAACTTTGACAGTTTAGGTTTAAAGTTACAGCAAGTATGCTGTGTAAAAGAAGACAGTAGTACTCAGATCTGAATGATAAAAAGCGTTGGACTCTTCATAGTGTGGAGCAGTCCTTCCATCAAACGGTTACACCGGTGGTAGATAGGAGCCAGAAGGACTTCATCATCTGCCAATGAGTCCAGGGCAAATCTAAGTGCAAACCATGTTCTTGGTCGAGATGTTATGAGCAGGTATTGTCCTGGTAACTGAGGGCACCTTACATGTCAGTCtgatcatcagcagcagctttctTATGGGTGAGGAACAGTTTGCTTTTGTAAAAAAAAGGCTGCAatacactgccacctgctggcaaATGCAATATCCAACATATTGCAAATGCAATACTCAACGTTGCGACTGGCAAAGACATGCACACAGTTGAAGACACTGGACCTAAGAACACCCACGAAAAACCGAAAACGATTGCAAAAATTGAGAAGTCATATTTTATACGATGATTTCTTTTGTCTGACAAATACATTTGGGTGGCTGAAACACACCTGGGATTTCATTTTGATGCAGCTTTGTGGCCACCAGAGTGAGTCATGACGTTGTGtctttatctctctctctcacacacgcgcgcacacgcacacgcacacacacaggcacaggtGTGTCCACATCAGGTGTCCGGATGTCTTTTAGCTGTTCAAAGATCAAAGTTCAGTGAGCAAAGAAAACCCTTGCTGTCACcgcagaccagaaaaaaaaaaggaaaataaacatttctccTTAACTTGGACCTCGGAAACAAATCAGACTTGTGTTGAGGTCGTGAGTCTCCATCCACCTCTACTCATGGATTGTACCTGACTGGGCTTCGGGGAGGACAAACAAGATTGACCACAGACTGACTGGCAACCATCTTGGAGAGACAGACGGGTGTGTTTGACTGTCATGTGTTAAGCCAGTTTGATATGTATAAATAGATCAGTTCTGATTTATCCTCtcaaattcttcttcttctactgaaATTGTTGAAGCTTTTTAATTTATGCTGTGGAACAAGTCACACCTCTCTTGATCCTGCTCTGGATTCATGCGTGTGCCGCAATACGGTGTACCTGAAGAGGACACTGTaaaagtctttttctttttcaaccatTATCCAATAATTCTTCAGAATTTCAATGACAGCtgaaaatgattgaaatatATTCTGAGGCAGAAAAAGGTTTTTGGAAACCCCATACATTCTACTATGTAATAATGGCAGGACTACTAAATGTTATAAATCTatcttttgttcagtttttcaaCATGTGTTGACTTTGATATTGACATATTTCAATTTAGTTCCGCTAGTTGTTCTTAAAGaatgtgtcatttttaaattatCTTTTCTCTGctagttgtttttgtttttcttttgctggtTTGGTGGTTAGCATGCTCTGCTGATGCTGAGGTTTTGTTGGCTCCCCTCCCGGCAGGTCTGTGTTGTCACCTGAGAGCAGCACCAACATCTGGACAGAATGGAGCCTGGGGTTGGACGTCTGCCTCTTCAGGTTGTGGGGGAAAACGAGGCCCTGCAGCAGTTCTTCAGTGGTAAATCAAACTTCCTCTCAGTATGTGAAATGGTATAGCGGTGTGGTATGGCGGATGGTATACTTTAAAATAAAGCAGTGTGCTGATCAAATATTTATTGCTTTGAATCAGAATATTAGGGACCTATTACAATTTTCCCCTAAACACCAGTAATCTTTTTGATCATTTCATTGACAATTTTTAGACGATATTTTAGGGGATGTTCTGTTTAGATTGTGTTTCTAAATAGATGCACTCATCCATAAGTGTCTTTTCTATCATGTGTAATCTGGTTTCCATTACTTAACCTCAGTGAACACACAGAAAATAACCAAAATACTGTTGGAAGGACAAAGACTCAACAACACTGCATTCATAGAATTCAAGCCTAAAACTGAATCCTTAAATCCAGTGGATGGCTGATGGAGATGTGTTGTAACAAGTGATTCATCGTCATCCAAGAATCGATAAAAAGAGTCAAGATAAAGTGAAAATTGGTGACAAGTCCATTATGATGATAACAACCACATTTGACAGTGATGTTGCTTGACAGTATTGCAGTACGTAATCCAGTAGTTTCAACTGAGCAATAAAGGCTTAAGCCTTTGTGAAACTCTTGATCAAGTGGCCAGCAAAGCATGCAGTCATGGTGGTATGTGCTTTGGTGGTTTAGGTGTTGGTTTATGATCAGGTAAAAGTCAGTGAAGTTTATGACTCCACTTACTGATTAAACCTGGATCTTACTGTTCACAAATGTTTCGGCATGGTCTTATTGATGGCACTGTGTCCAGTACACCATGACCACAGTTTTGGTTCTTGCTGTTCTGGGTTTGGACCGCTGTGTTCCACTGCTCTTATATCATATATATTGCTTGTTTCACAAACAATTGAGGGCACATTTGTAGCTCTATTGAGTTGTGTTGTGCTTGCAGGTCAGGATGTGAGTGGGGTGCTGGACAGTTCGGTTGCCGTGGATACCAGCATCCTGGAGCAATACCTCAGCACTGACATGGACCCTAATAACTTGTAAGAGTTGTCCTCAAAATGCAATTAATGAACAGTTGTGTTGAGAAACCTGGACATGTTGACCTAGTTAACTATCTGGGTACGTGTTTCACTTGCGTAATAACGTGGTTGTATCTGGGGCAGAAAGTGGAGCCAAAGTGCAGAGTtatattttctttcaaaatgaGCTTGTTGAACGGCCGACCACTTTTCTTACAGATATCCATATGTCAGATTCATGATGTGTTAAAAACATCGGAGTGATTAGTGACCCTGATATTTGTAGTAGAGATACAATAATGTCCAGCAACCTTTTTAAGTGCATTTACATTTGGACTGTTTTCGTTGCAGATCTCTGTTTAACTGTGTTCAAAACCTCCCCAGCATGCTGCCTGACTCGCCTCCTGACTCCTGCTCAGAGGCCTGTTCACCTGCGCAGATTCCCGGTATCAAATATTCAGCCGTTCAATTGAATTAGGAAGCAACACACTCATCAGAGAGTAAAACTTTCCTTGTACCTTATCAGATCTACAACAGGAGCACCGCTACTGGCTCGGCCAGAGGTCTCTTCAGGAACAGTACCCAAGACAGCCAGCTCCTTCGTCCTCATGTCGCTTCAGGGATCAAGGCTCCACTTACGTCCACCCTGACCTGCTCCCTCACAATCCACACCACGCCCTGGACAACACTGGCATCAAGTCTGGGACTTCGCCTTCCCCACCTGCCTGCATCCCTCAACACGGTCATCACTCATCTGAACACTTATTTTACCCAAATCCCAACCACTGCTATCAGACCTACACCCCACCCACACCCCCCTCTCCAACCAAACCTTCCTCCAACAGCTACTCTGTACCCTGCACAAGTCAAGGTCAGTGTTCGGGAGTAGGATCACAGACAGCTCAACCTCAGAGCACCACACAGCAAACATGGTAAGATAAACTCAATGGTGAACACAATGTAGCTCAGGGCTGTTTTGACATTCAATTTATACTGTGAGTCGCCAAACCTTTACAACCCTATTGCGCTACTGTCCTCAGATTCTTCTTTGGCAAAGTTGAATCCACTAGAAATGCATGTTAGATATTCTTCAACAAATATATTGAGAAAATGAACTatgaaaaacatcaacaatCTCGGATCAGTCAATACCGTGCtacagaaacaaacatttataCGTCAATAATAAAGGATTTGTTTTCAGCTCTTCAGAGAGCAATAAGAGAAGAAGAACTGAATCAGAAAACACTTCGGCAACAGTCCACTGTGAGGGTGATAGCAACGATCCTTCCTGCGCCCTGGGATCATTCCAAATGCTGAGCTGGGAACAGTACAGACCAGAACAGTGGAGTTGTCTGTTAGACAGCTGCTACCAGACTCTGTAAGAACAGCATCCACATGCTTTTGTGTCCCTGGAGGCCCAGCGGGTGCTATCAGGTTTTGTTCTTCTCCCTCTCCAGATCAACTCCTGCTTATCATGTTGAGACAGACAAAGGTTTCAACTACTCGCCTTTTGATGAGTCTTTTATCTGCCAAAAGAAGAACCACTTCCAGGTCACAGTTCATATTGGAGTTGTGGCAGAGGCGCCGTACATCCGCACACCTAGAGGACCTCAAGCTGTGGACCATTTCCTCATAAAAGTTTTTGGAGTTAAGGTCATTATTTTTCGCCAGCACaactaaattattttatttatacgtCTTTGGAGTGTACTATTTCAAGTTCATCTTTAATGTTCGCCTCTGCCTCTGCCACAGCGTGAAGCTCCCAGTTACCAGGTGACTATTGAGCAGTCTCAACCTGACCGCAGCAAGAAGCCTTTTCATCCAGTCAGGTAGGAATCTTTTCCATTCTAATCCATTGGATGAGGGGGGCGGAGCTTACAAGCTCATCCCGTCACAAGAGTGGTGGAATTCCTGTGGAATTCGGCTATAATAGAGACAAAAGTATACTGTACAAGGCACTGATTCACAGTAGAAACCCAAGGTTGTCAGCAATGGCAGCTGGTCAATAGGGGTCTCTGGGGCTGCATACCTCTTATTTTTAAAAGGAACAACGTGTGTTTTTAGATTCACTTTTATTAATCATGAATGTATTGTGTAAGTGAGTGTTCAGACTGCATTAAAGCATGTCACCATCCTCCTCATTACATGCTGCTTGTGGAAAAAAGTGAGCTTTTCAGTTCAACAGCCTCATTTGAACCTAAAAGTCTCGGTGTGTGTAACTTTATGACACATCAAAGATTTTAGACCGCCAGCTGGAGTGATACTTTTTAACCTTCCGAGGTAAAGTTCACACTGTCATGCTTATGTCATGgaattgttaaaaataaagcCATTTTAATAGTTGAAGATGATAATGTAAGTCTGGTTTAAACTCAGAGTCAGTCTGCCCGGGGGTAAAATAACCAAGGTAACGCTCGGCCGCCTGCACTTCAGCGAAACAACTGCCAACAACATGAGGAAGAAAGGCAAGCCCAACCCGGaccagaggtgtgtgtgagttgtttgaagtgagttttaaaaaatgcatgtggTGCTGAATTTATATGTCCTTCTTAAGATATTTCCAGATGGTGGTGGCTCTGTATGCATCAGTGAAAGAAGAATGTTTTCTTCTGACTGCGCTGATGTCTGAGAAAATCATTGTCAGGGTATGAACGTATCAATACAGCAACATCAGAATTAGTGGTCCTGTGTTTTGTCTCATTTATGAATGTGGCTCCAATGATCACGGCAAATGAATAACCACATTGACTGAGATTCCATGTTGTGCTTTTCAGGCTTCAAACCCGGGTCAGTTTGAGATAGATGGGGATCCCTTATGGCAGCGTGGAGCACAGCAAGACACTCTGGTCTGTCAAGGTAGAGTCGGCATCAACACCGACAGTCCTGATGAGGCCCTTGTCGTGTGTGGAAATGCCAAAGTGATG
This window contains:
- the LOC128757210 gene encoding myelin regulatory factor-like protein, whose product is MEPGVGRLPLQVVGENEALQQFFSGQDVSGVLDSSVAVDTSILEQYLSTDMDPNNLSLFNCVQNLPSMLPDSPPDSCSEACSPAQIPDLQQEHRYWLGQRSLQEQYPRQPAPSSSCRFRDQGSTYVHPDLLPHNPHHALDNTGIKSGTSPSPPACIPQHGHHSSEHLFYPNPNHCYQTYTPPTPPSPTKPSSNSYSVPCTSQGQCSGVGSQTAQPQSTTQQTCSSESNKRRRTESENTSATVHCEGDSNDPSCALGSFQMLSWEQYRPEQWSCLLDSCYQTLSTPAYHVETDKGFNYSPFDESFICQKKNHFQVTVHIGVVAEAPYIRTPRGPQAVDHFLIKVFGVKREAPSYQVTIEQSQPDRSKKPFHPVRVSLPGGKITKVTLGRLHFSETTANNMRKKGKPNPDQRYFQMVVALYASVKEECFLLTALMSEKIIVRASNPGQFEIDGDPLWQRGAQQDTLVCQGRVGINTDSPDEALVVCGNAKVMGTVMQPSDSRAKENIHEVDSEQQLKRINQMRLVEFDYRPEFASTMGIDHSHQTGILAQEVKELLPSAVKEVGDVTCADGETIPNFLMVDKDQIFMENVGAVQQLTKLTDNLETRIKELEGWNRRLAKLKSMSGSLRSTGKFRKQSCTSVAPSPDPGKPGKEQKEGWSHKYHDCMQHKVFKASVFTLLATMAFCVISITTLYLVTLKEDNSVTFPGYSNCTVAPMLPTDSQTASPTTPSGPWPPDVDFCDLLYCQQVYCCPSPESSTGSNISTTYSPEEIPPEGPGNDIFFEKLKKSQDWRNTTIHTIMIKESQQVIDSKYCVRDECRPGRFIFRVPISQFVPENMKVTLLMNSTEVLVVHLCSFVESEVCSSLLDINTVNGIRYPGNTQGEHEWPLHVARLYRSSYHFRATVAGLADCSTDHHFGGALFTDYHFHFYRRCND